Proteins found in one Abyssibius alkaniclasticus genomic segment:
- a CDS encoding GntR family transcriptional regulator — translation MRHPQDKPKPKSLSQLAYECLENEIVTMKLPPGILVTEAQLRDQLGLGRTPLREAMQRLQWEGLIEVRPRAGIRVTDLRQSDFAKVLRLRHTLEPELVAAAVANSTEKQRAYFARLRADFVKSEAQNDRAAFLKADKALDSYMAELADEPFLALSIAPLQTHSRRFWYRFFSANGVAAAVQLHLPLIDACHAGAGEPARGASQTLLAGLLANATAQMA, via the coding sequence GTGCGACACCCGCAGGATAAACCAAAGCCCAAAAGCCTGTCGCAGCTGGCATATGAATGCCTTGAAAACGAGATTGTCACCATGAAACTGCCCCCCGGCATTCTGGTGACCGAGGCGCAGTTGCGCGACCAGCTTGGCCTTGGCCGCACACCCTTGCGCGAGGCGATGCAGCGGCTGCAATGGGAAGGGCTGATCGAGGTGCGCCCGCGCGCGGGCATTCGGGTGACGGATTTGCGCCAGAGCGATTTTGCCAAAGTGCTGCGTCTGCGCCACACGCTTGAGCCTGAACTCGTGGCCGCCGCGGTTGCGAATTCGACCGAGAAGCAGCGCGCCTATTTTGCCAGATTGCGTGCGGATTTTGTAAAATCCGAGGCGCAAAATGACCGTGCCGCATTTCTGAAGGCCGACAAGGCGCTCGATTCCTATATGGCGGAACTGGCCGACGAGCCGTTTCTGGCGCTGTCGATTGCGCCTTTGCAAACCCATTCGCGCCGTTTCTGGTATCGGTTCTTTTCGGCCAATGGCGTGGCGGCGGCCGTGCAACTGCACCTGCCGCTGATTGATGCCTGCCATGCGGGCGCGGGCGAGCCGGCGCGCGGGGCCAGCCAAACGCTGCTGGCGGGTCTTCTGGCCAACGCGACCGCGCAGATGGCGTAA
- a CDS encoding dipeptide ABC transporter ATP-binding protein — MTAPIVTANHLTRTYHVGASMFSKGQDLHALSETSFTLAPGRTLAVVGESGCGKSTLARVVTMIEPPTAGALNIDGIDVAKATNAERVQLRSTVQIVFQNPFGSLNPRQKIGKILEEPLLINRRDIPAKEREERARKMLTQVGLRPEHYDRYPHMFSGGQRQRIAVARALMMDPRVLVLDEPVSALDLSIQGQILNLLVELQDRLNLAYLFISHDLSVVKHMANDVMVMYLGRVVEYGSKEEIFGNPRHPYTRALLSATPVADPEAPRKRIKLEGELPSPLNVPPGCAFHARCRFATEICKKDRPELRKVGGQLTACHHAETVAD, encoded by the coding sequence ATGACAGCCCCCATTGTAACCGCCAACCATCTGACGCGCACCTACCATGTGGGGGCCAGCATGTTCTCCAAAGGGCAGGATCTGCACGCATTGTCCGAAACCAGCTTCACGCTGGCACCGGGGCGCACGCTGGCCGTGGTGGGTGAATCGGGTTGCGGAAAATCGACACTGGCGCGCGTTGTCACGATGATCGAACCGCCCACCGCAGGCGCGCTGAACATCGACGGCATCGACGTGGCCAAGGCGACGAATGCCGAGCGGGTTCAGCTCCGCTCGACCGTGCAGATCGTGTTTCAAAACCCGTTCGGCTCGCTCAACCCGCGCCAGAAAATCGGCAAGATTCTGGAAGAACCTTTGCTGATCAACCGGCGCGATATTCCGGCCAAGGAACGCGAGGAACGCGCCCGCAAAATGCTCACCCAGGTCGGCTTGCGCCCCGAACATTACGACCGTTACCCGCATATGTTCTCGGGCGGTCAGCGCCAGCGCATTGCCGTGGCCCGCGCGCTGATGATGGACCCGCGCGTGCTGGTGCTGGATGAACCTGTTTCCGCACTCGACCTGTCTATCCAGGGGCAGATTCTGAACCTGCTTGTTGAATTGCAAGACCGGTTGAACCTCGCCTATCTGTTCATCAGCCATGACCTTTCGGTCGTCAAACACATGGCGAATGATGTGATGGTGATGTATCTCGGCCGCGTGGTCGAATATGGCAGCAAGGAAGAGATTTTCGGCAATCCGCGCCACCCCTATACGCGCGCGCTGCTCTCGGCCACGCCGGTGGCCGACCCCGAAGCCCCGCGCAAACGGATCAAGCTGGAAGGCGAGTTGCCCTCGCCGCTGAACGTGCCGCCGGGCTGCGCCTTTCATGCGCGCTGCCGTTTCGCCACCGAAATCTGCAAAAAAGACCGCCCGGAGCTGCGCAAGGTCGGCGGCCAGCTCACCGCCTGCCACCACGCCGAAACCGTGGCCGATTAG
- a CDS encoding ABC transporter ATP-binding protein: MALLEIRNLSVSFTTGSGPFKAVDGVDLALDPGEIQAIVGESGSGKSVSMLALMGLLPWTANVTADKMEFAGHDLLTIRPKDRRRLIGRDMAMIFQEPMSSLNPCFTVGYQIKESLRKHTTMDRAQRQARAVELLEQVGLPSPEKRLNTFPHQLSGGMNQRVMIAMAIACKPKLLIADEPTTALDVTIQAQILDLLIGLQRETGMGLVLITHDMGVIAETAERVSVQYAGQKVEEQHVRDLFATPHHPYTSALLEALPERATTRLLPTIPGVVPGQFDRPEGCLFSPRCAHATEICKTTPPPRVPQGQALCHHPLNIKSEATA, encoded by the coding sequence ATGGCGCTGCTCGAAATCCGCAATCTTTCGGTGTCCTTCACCACCGGCTCCGGCCCGTTCAAGGCGGTTGACGGGGTCGATCTTGCGCTCGACCCCGGCGAAATTCAGGCCATTGTCGGCGAAAGCGGCTCGGGCAAATCGGTGTCGATGCTCGCCCTGATGGGCCTGCTGCCCTGGACGGCGAATGTCACCGCCGACAAGATGGAATTTGCGGGCCACGATCTGCTCACCATCCGCCCCAAAGACCGCCGCCGCCTGATCGGGCGCGATATGGCGATGATCTTCCAGGAGCCGATGTCATCGCTCAACCCGTGCTTCACCGTCGGCTACCAGATCAAGGAATCGCTTCGTAAACACACCACGATGGACCGCGCCCAGCGCCAGGCCCGCGCGGTGGAACTGCTCGAACAGGTCGGCCTGCCCTCGCCCGAAAAGCGGCTCAACACCTTTCCGCACCAGCTTTCGGGCGGCATGAACCAGCGCGTGATGATCGCAATGGCCATTGCCTGCAAACCCAAACTGCTGATTGCGGATGAACCAACCACCGCGCTTGACGTGACCATTCAGGCGCAAATCCTCGATCTGCTGATCGGTTTGCAGCGCGAAACCGGCATGGGCTTGGTGCTGATCACCCATGATATGGGCGTGATCGCCGAAACCGCCGAGCGGGTTTCGGTGCAATATGCGGGCCAGAAGGTGGAAGAACAGCATGTGCGCGATTTGTTCGCCACACCGCACCACCCCTATACCTCGGCGCTGCTGGAAGCTTTGCCCGAGCGCGCGACAACGCGGCTTTTGCCCACCATTCCGGGGGTTGTGCCGGGGCAGTTCGACCGCCCCGAAGGCTGCCTGTTCTCGCCGCGCTGCGCCCATGCAACCGAAATTTGCAAGACCACGCCGCCGCCGCGCGTGCCCCAAGGTCAGGCGCTGTGCCACCATCCGTTGAATATCAAGTCCGAGGCCACAGCATGA